Proteins from a genomic interval of Phycisphaerae bacterium:
- a CDS encoding sigma-54 dependent transcriptional regulator — protein sequence MVSSRKAADAPESPAARGRILLVDDDSIILDSLSEFLRLEGYETDAVGSVAAAIAAIGKQTYHLVITDVNMPQADGFELLRTLHDRHPDIVPIVITGYGTIESAVEAIKMGAYDYLTKPLGDDEIRLVVQRAMQQQSLLRENRTLREQLDLRYSLDSVVGHDYKMLKVFDLIQSVAESRTTVLISGESGTGKSLVARAIHHRSDRRDQPFIEVSCGALPETLLESELFGHAKGAFTGAVSNKEGKFRAAEGGTLFLDEINSASPAFQVKLLRVLQEKRFEPVGSNETLTADVRVILASNVDLKREVEAGRFRQDLYYRINVLTLPMPSLVERLGDIPLLADHFLKKYCAENKRQILGFEQAAMDALQRYHWPGNVRELENAVERSVVLCKGRHITVDDLPPTILEAQPATGLTTPTNYKPQSLKAALEEPEKKIIEAALRVNDWNRQTTAEMLEINRTTLYKKMKHFGLEYDPAKHGK from the coding sequence ATCGTTAGTTCCCGCAAAGCCGCCGACGCGCCGGAATCGCCTGCCGCGCGCGGTCGCATCCTCCTCGTCGATGATGACAGCATTATCCTCGACTCGCTCAGTGAGTTCCTGCGGCTCGAAGGCTACGAGACTGACGCGGTCGGATCGGTGGCCGCCGCGATTGCGGCTATCGGCAAGCAGACGTATCACCTCGTCATCACCGACGTGAACATGCCGCAGGCGGACGGCTTCGAGCTGCTCCGCACGCTGCACGATCGCCATCCGGACATCGTCCCCATCGTCATTACCGGCTACGGGACGATCGAGTCGGCCGTGGAAGCGATCAAGATGGGGGCCTACGACTATCTGACGAAGCCGCTCGGCGACGACGAAATCCGCCTCGTCGTGCAACGGGCGATGCAACAACAGTCGCTACTTCGCGAAAATCGCACGCTCCGCGAGCAGCTTGATCTTCGCTACTCGCTCGATAGCGTGGTCGGCCACGACTATAAGATGCTCAAGGTCTTCGATTTGATTCAATCGGTCGCGGAGAGCAGGACCACGGTGCTGATCTCCGGAGAATCGGGTACCGGCAAAAGCCTCGTCGCCCGAGCGATCCATCATCGCAGCGATCGCCGCGACCAACCGTTCATCGAAGTATCGTGCGGAGCACTGCCGGAGACGCTTCTGGAGTCCGAGTTGTTCGGCCACGCAAAAGGGGCGTTTACCGGAGCTGTTTCCAACAAGGAAGGCAAATTCCGGGCGGCCGAGGGCGGGACGCTCTTTCTCGATGAGATCAACTCGGCCTCCCCCGCCTTTCAGGTCAAGCTCCTGCGCGTGCTTCAGGAAAAGCGCTTCGAGCCGGTCGGTTCCAATGAAACGCTGACGGCCGATGTCCGCGTGATCCTCGCGTCCAATGTCGATCTGAAGCGCGAAGTGGAGGCCGGCCGGTTTCGACAGGACCTTTACTATCGCATCAACGTGTTGACGCTGCCAATGCCGTCGCTGGTCGAGCGGCTCGGCGACATTCCGCTCCTGGCCGATCATTTTCTCAAGAAGTACTGCGCGGAGAACAAGCGGCAGATCCTCGGATTCGAGCAGGCGGCGATGGACGCCCTCCAGCGCTACCACTGGCCGGGCAACGTCCGCGAGCTGGAGAACGCCGTCGAGCGCAGCGTCGTCCTCTGCAAGGGCCGCCACATCACGGTCGACGACCTGCCGCCGACAATCCTGGAGGCCCAACCGGCCACGGGTCTGACGACGCCGACGAACTACAAGCCGCAGTCGCTCAAGGCCGCGCTGGAAGAGCCTGAAAAGAAGATCATCGAGGCGGCGCTCCGCGTGAACGACTGGAACCGCCAGACGACGGCGGAGATGCTGGAGATCAATCGCACGACGCTGTACAAAAAAATGAAGCACTTCGGGCTGGAGTACGATCCGGCGAAACACGGGAAGTAG
- a CDS encoding ATP-binding protein has translation MSKTQTRTSRSGGGKLGHSSDLCQAAFESLPMAILAFDDRLEIVLRNQAATDLIPGGSDLSRALTALTVESRYEDWAAELRKVIDMRVPRRVDVTIRRDGVEAESYFHLLIHPLRGPGGGPTIGGLLVAEDVTAHIGMERRLAVSERLAAVGKLAARVAHELNNPLDGILRYTNLAMRQSADPPADSKVSHYLEQVRSGLLRMGEIIRDLLEFSRSTPGSFEQATINKIVEDALSAMEGRARQADITVVCNFHQADMPVVRGSNLFQIFCNLIKNAIEAMPTGGTLTLTTRLDAADVMVIVEDTGVGLPADAERIFDPFYTTKPVGQGTGLGLAVCKELIEKYSGTITAQRRQPTGTTMTVRIPIRSCAAVPLGKLRDRPNELSADPSVAGANKGVTRCD, from the coding sequence ATGTCAAAGACGCAGACAAGGACAAGTCGGTCCGGCGGAGGGAAATTGGGGCATTCCAGCGACCTCTGCCAGGCTGCCTTCGAATCCCTTCCCATGGCCATCCTCGCTTTTGACGACCGGTTGGAAATCGTCCTCCGCAACCAGGCCGCCACGGACCTGATTCCCGGCGGCTCGGACCTTTCGCGGGCCCTGACGGCCCTGACCGTCGAAAGTCGTTACGAAGATTGGGCGGCGGAACTCCGCAAGGTCATCGACATGCGGGTACCCCGCCGCGTCGATGTCACGATTCGCCGGGATGGCGTTGAAGCGGAGTCTTATTTCCATCTGCTGATCCACCCGCTTCGCGGTCCCGGCGGCGGACCGACGATCGGGGGCCTGCTCGTCGCCGAGGACGTGACCGCGCACATCGGCATGGAGCGCCGGCTGGCGGTTTCCGAGCGTCTTGCCGCCGTGGGCAAGCTCGCCGCCCGAGTCGCCCACGAACTCAACAACCCGCTTGACGGAATTCTCCGGTACACGAACCTGGCGATGCGTCAGTCTGCCGATCCGCCGGCTGATTCCAAAGTCTCCCACTACCTCGAGCAGGTCCGCTCCGGGCTCCTGCGCATGGGCGAGATCATTCGCGATCTGCTGGAGTTTTCTCGAAGTACGCCGGGTTCCTTCGAGCAGGCGACCATCAACAAGATTGTGGAGGACGCCCTCAGCGCCATGGAAGGTCGCGCTCGCCAGGCAGACATCACCGTCGTGTGCAATTTCCATCAGGCGGATATGCCCGTTGTCCGGGGCAGCAACCTTTTTCAGATTTTTTGCAACTTGATCAAGAACGCCATCGAGGCCATGCCGACCGGCGGCACGCTGACACTCACGACGCGGCTCGATGCAGCGGACGTGATGGTGATAGTGGAGGACACCGGCGTGGGGCTTCCCGCCGACGCCGAGCGGATCTTCGATCCCTTTTACACGACCAAGCCCGTGGGCCAGGGAACCGGGCTCGGTCTCGCCGTTTGCAAGGAATTAATCGAAAAATACTCGGGCACGATCACTGCTCAGCGCCGTCAACCGACCGGCACGACTATGACTGTCCGCATTCCCATCCGCAGTTGCGCGGCGGTGCCGCTCGGAAAGCTACGCGACCGACCGAATGAACTGAGCGCCGACCCGAGCGTGGCCGGCGCAAACAAAGGAGTAACTCGCTGTGACTGA